A single region of the Epinephelus moara isolate mb chromosome 12, YSFRI_EMoa_1.0, whole genome shotgun sequence genome encodes:
- the cenpe gene encoding centromere-associated protein E isoform X1: MTEESAVKVCIRVRPLIAREESAESEDAEPVHLFWKADKKSIHQIDDGNSTKSFSFDRVFTAEETTNQLYQNIAKPLVVSTVEGYNGTIFAYGQTSSGKTFTMMGSDRSPGVIPLAVEDVFQTIKNCPKKEFLLRVSYMEIYNETVTDLLVDSWKRKPLEVRETINKNIYVADLTEELVTSPAQALAWIRKGEKNRHYGKTKMNQRSSRSHTIFRMILESRERSDPASGENADGAIIVSHLNLVDLAGSERASQTGAEGTRFKEGCNINRSLFTLGQVIKKLTDESQKGFTNYRDSKLTRILQNSLGGNAKTVIIGTITPVALDETLSTLQFASTAKKMKNDPHVTEVSDDGALLKRYRNEIVDLKRRLHEVSSVTQTTATEKEVLSQLLQEKDQLQREQEDRIKNLTKLLVTSTNQVPAQKMPKRRVTWGGKMLRLARPSACDGGSSDLSFADPFTRKRKASNVSLMELVEDDEDFDSHWEIPDEPSDDMEISQSSVTVRSFGDSPKDFVSPDRMHELSGKVSSLQLELQTEVQQKQEALEKVAMLDLRVADLERRLEEQNNTPSKTDEQMGKQFAEAIQLCETLASEKDVVEVERDYLKQELGMFLEQIETLEKEKAALSKEMEEKREMDEFKSLEEEFRKEQEIQRMTEELESMRAERDGLLSGKEPSCQTSTEEMEKLLCRVTSLTEERDQLQEILEGLRQEKQQLKAELEDRMEMVAQVQCGFNQPEGLASELHQQDAQVTHLQQEIEQLQTTLQAVSEQKSQLEADLQHNTEMAAETQSLLHSLQQELQEQNQRNADLERLSQERQAQLQQEVAETLSLLHSRQEELQEQKQNNSDQMKLCEQKESDLEQQTKTLSEQLESVQAERDALLSEKESSCQTSTEEMEKLLCRVTSLTEERDQLQEILEGLRQEKQQLKAELEDRMEMMQCELQQQLSSEPQSLKEEQEAQQLLQNQQLEEHLEKTEEVSQLKSDLQENVELMIEVQEELRESQEKIRVLKDEINVLKSQKAELEGKASNGSDADISLQMQELQTQIQRLTEELESMRAERDSLLSGKESSCQTSTEEMEKLLCRVTSLTEERDQLQEILEGLRQEKQQLRAELEDRMEMVAQVQCGFNQPEGLASELHQQDAQVTHLQQEIEQLQATLQAVSEQKSQLEADLQHNMEMAAETQSLLHSLQQELQEQNQRNADLERLSQERQAQLEQEVARTQSLLHSLEDEHQELKQNNSDHMKLCEQKESGLEQQIAQLNMSLQAVTEQKRQVEYDLQQNINMASTTRELLKSVQEELCEQKQMSSDLEKLCQEKESSLDQQVRTLTEKLESIEAERDSLLSEKEASCQTSTEEMEKLLCRVTSLTEERDQLQEALEGLRQEKQQLKAELEDRMEMMQCELQQQLSSEPQSLKEEQEAQTLLQIQQLEEHLEKTKEEVSQLKSDLQENVELVIEVQEELRESQEKIRVLKDEINVLKSQKAELEGKASNGSDADISLQMQELQTQIQKLTEELESMRAERDGLLSGKEPSCQTSTEEMEKLLCRVTSLTEERDQLQEILEGLRQEKQQLRAELEDRMETMQTEVRTLTEKLKSIEAERDSLLSEKEPSCQTSTEEMEKLLCRVTSLTEERDQLQETLEGLRQEKQQLRTELEDRMETMQTEIAQLNMSLQTVTEQKRQVENDLQQNMNMASTTQELLKSVQEELCEQKQMNSDLEKLCQEKESSLDQQMRTLTETLKSIEAERDSLLSEKESSCQTSTEEMEKLLCRVTSLTEERDQLQEILEGLRQEKQQLKAELEDRMETMQTEIAQLNMSLQAVTEQKRQVEYDLQQNMNMASTTQELLKSVQEELCEQKQMNSDLEKLCQEKESSLDQQMRTLTEKLESIEAERDSLLSEKEASCQTSTEEMEKLLCRVTSLSEERDQLQEALEGLRQEKQQLRAELEDRMEMISGIQERLSEQENLNSQQQPERGEQETKLQRRVQQLEEQLQTYRERHSHAEAEAETSQQLLSEAKTSISALKEQLSSLEQSTSRVKETASSRLQDSTGQLQESFRKFQHLIDTCSKYNSTALDKVQCSLKHPYLASLPKPTMNAYSTVCQLQLQTTQSLGNIMEHLQVRAQGYRNLFEELVKKDLAVFEERRLQDVLLCRAQAPCYSVRDEDFHTLWHHRLTELLNKRQLYLQKMASISSTLCANMASYPSELSAEIRHRERFKEQLQTLLNKQPFSLSGLDSILSSELDHRSAVAHNRKMILQGIIDEQNGLFEELKLLEAQADLQLREERSKSSTLLQALEGAPLKTELSLLKDNQHLVLQLQQTEEQVEALRVHNKQLEEAQIKANNRVSNHKQATQLLQTELQDTRAQVEDKDNAIQALRSKLRESEKNASPSAVELEKLRTKLFKMEVELSSASDNHKKEIQQMTTLMNQKEESLRKLKETLRKSQQEGEESFLQGEDLHARLTNPRGLVIKSSVVLEKTKLEEEIKQLQLKITELESLVSSQQVEINKWKSRAFKLKVKSKAEVDRPPSPCTPTKRGLPLTSDPSNFLSSPKKFLVTPRKVLDSPRKVLDSPRKVLDSPRKVLDSPRVSVLDSPKSRFFDVGGSSEVLSRTCPKQFFDNSSLGTIPEVFDVPDEPDADMDAAAGAGRKDWWPQSPKQEEMCKTQ; encoded by the exons GGAAGAAAGTGCAGAGTCGGAGGATGCAGAGCCCGTCCACCTGTTTTGGAAAGCTGATAAGAAATCAATTCATCAGATCGATGATGGGAATTCCACTAAGAGCTTTAGTTTCG ACCGAGTGTTCACTGCAgaagaaacaaccaatcagctgtACCAGAACATTGCAAAGCCTCTGGTTGTTTCCACTGTTGAGGGATACAATG GAACCATATTTGCTTACGGACAGACTTCTTCCGGAAAGACTTTTACGATGATGGGGTCTGACCGATCACCTGGAGTGATACCATTGGCTGTGGAGGATGTCTtccaaacaattaaaaat TGTCCAAAGAAGGAGTTCCTTCTCAGGGTTTCGTACATGGAGATCTACAATGAAACAGTCACTGACCTGCTTGTGGACAGCTGGAAGAGGAAACCCCTGGAAGTCAGGGAGACAATCAAT AAAAACATCTATGTGGCTGACCTAACCGAGGAACTCGTTACGTCTCCTGCACAAGCCCTGGCCTGGATTCGGAAAGGAGAAA AGAACCGCCACTATGGAAAGACAAAAATGAACCAGCGAAGCAGTCGTTCCCACACCATATTCCGAATG ATCCTGGAAAGTCGAGAAAGAAGCGACCCAGCATCAGGAGAAAATGCAGATGGAGCCATTATTGTGTCTCATTTG AATTTAGTTGATTTGGCTGGATCAGAGAGAGCAAGTCAAACAGGAGCTGAAG GCACACGTTTCAAAGAAGGTTGCAATATCAATCGCAGTCTCTTCACACTCGGCCAAGTGATCAAGAAACTGACTGATGAAAGCCAGAA gGGTTTCACCAACTACAGAGACAGTAAGCTCACCCGCATCCTGCAGAATTCCTTGGGTGGGAACGCGAAAACAGTCATCATTGGTACCATCACACCTGTTGCTCTGGATGAGACCCTCAGCACTCTGCAG TTTGCCAGCACTGCAAAGAAAATGAAGAACGACCCTCATGTGACAGAGGTGTCTGATGACGGGGCTCTGCTCAAAAGATACCGCAATGAAATTGTAGACCTCAAGCGACGCCTTCATGAG GTTTCTTCAGTCACACAGACCACAGCCACAGAGAAGGAGGTTCTCTCCCAGCTACTCCAAGAAAAGGATCAGCTCCAGAGAGAACAAGAAGACAGGATCAAAAACCTGACTAAACTGCTGGTCACCAGCACAAACCAGGTTCCTGCTCAAAAG ATGCCAAAACGCAGGGTTACGTGGGGAGGAAAGATGCTCAGACTTGCCCGTCCGTCTGCATGTGATGGTGGTTCATCTGACCTTAGCTTTGCAGACCCTTTCACTCGGAAGAGGAAAGCCTCTAATGTCTCTCTGATGGAGCTGGTTGAAG ATGATGAGGACTTCGACTCTCACTGGGAGATTCCTGATGAGCCTTCAGATGATATGGAGATCAGTCAGAGCTCTGTGACTGTCAGGAGCTTTGGAGACAG TCCCAAAGACTTTGTGTCTCCAGACCGTATGCATGAGCTTTCAGGGAAAGTGTCCAGCCTGCAGCTGGAGCTGCAAACAGAGGTCCAACAAAAACAAGAGGCCTTGGAGAAGGTGGCAATGTTGGACCTCCGAGTTGCAGACCTGGAGAGACGGCTGGAGGAACAGAACAACACTCCGAGTAAAACTGATGAACAG ATGGGTAAACAGTTTGCAGAGGCCATCCAGCTGTGTGAGACACTGGCTTCAGAGAAG GATGTGGTGGAGGTCGAGCGAGACTACCTGAAGCAGGAGCTCGGGATGTTCCTAGAGCAGATTGAAACTctggagaaagagaaagctgCTCTGTCaaaagagatggaggagaagagggagatGGATGAGTTCAAGTCTCTGGAGGAGGAGTTCAGAAAAGAGCAAGAG ATTCAGAGAATGACTGAGGAGCTCGAGAGCATGCGAGCAGAGAGAGACGGTCTGCTCTCTGGGAAGGAACCCAGCTGTCAGACCTCcacagaggagatggagaagcTGCTGTGCAGAGTGACGTCTCTCACTGAGGAGAGAGATCAGCTGCAGGAGATACTGGAGGGACTGAGACAGGAGAAGCAGCAGCTCAAAGCAGAACTGGAGGACAGGATGGAGATG GTTGCACAAGTCCAGTGTGGGTTTAACCAGCCAGAAGGACTGGCCTCAGAACTGCACCAACAGGATGCCCAAGTAACCCACCTTCAGCAAGAG ATAGAGCAACTACAGACAACTTTACAGGCCGTCAGTGAGCAGAAGAGCCAGCTGGAAGCTGATCTGCAGCATAATACAGAGATG GCTGCAGAGACGCAGAGCCTTCTGCATTCACTTCAACAAGAACTCCAAGAGCAGAATCAAAGAAACGCTGACCTAGAAAGACTCAGCCAAGAGAGGCAAGCTCAACTACAACAAGAG GTTGCAGAGACTCTGAGTCTTCTACATTCTCGTCAAGAGGAGCTTCAAGAGCAGAAGCAAAATAACTCTGATCAAATGAAACTCTGTGAGCAGAAGGAATCTGACTTAGAACAACAG ACCAAGACTCTAAGTGAGCAGCTTGAGAGTGTACAAGCAGAAAGGGATGCCCTGTTGTCTGAGAAGGAATCCAGTTGTCAGACCTCcacagaggagatggagaagcTGCTGTGCAGAGTGACGTCTCTCACTGAGGAGAGAGATCAGCTGCAGGAGATACTGGAGGGACTGAGACAGGAGAAGCAGCAGCTCAaagcagagctggaggacaggATGGAGATG ATGCAGTGTGagttacagcagcagctcagctctgAGCCTCAGTCTCTGAAAGAAGAACAGGAGGCTCAACAACTTCTGCAG AACCAACAGCTGGAGGAGCATCTGGAGAAAACTGAGGAGGTGAGCCAGCTGAAGTCTGACCTTCAGGAAAATGTAGAATTG ATGATTGAGgtccaggaggagctgagagAGTCTCAGGAGAAGATCAGAGTTCTAAAAGATGAGATCAACGTGCTGAAGAGTCAAAAGGCAGAGCTGGAGGGCAAAGCAAGCAATGGGAGCGATGCAGATATTTCCCTCCAGATGCAAGAGCTCCAAACTCAG ATTCAGAGGCTGACTGAGGAGCTCGAGAGCATgcgagcagagagagacagtctGCTCTCTGGGAAGGAATCCAGCTGTCAGACCTCcacagaggagatggagaagcTGCTGTGCAGAGTGACGTCTCTCACTGAGGAGAGAGATCAGCTGCAGGAGATACTGGAGGGACTGAGACAGGAgaagcagcagctcagagcagagctggaggacaggATGGAGATG GTTGCACAAGTCCAGTGTGGGTTTAACCAGCCAGAAGGACTGGCCTCAGAACTGCACCAACAGGATGCCCAAGTAACCCACCTTCAGCAAGAG ATAGAGCAACTACAGGCAACTTTGCAGGCCGTCAGTGAGCAGAAGAGCCAGCTGGAAGCTGATCTGCAGCATAATATGGAGATG GCTGCAGAGACGCAGAGCCTTCTGCATTCACTTCAACAAGAACTCCAAGAGCAGAATCAAAGAAATGCTGACCTAGAAAGACTCAGCCAAGAGAGGCAAGCTCAGCTAGAACAAGAG GTTGCCAGGACTCAGAGTCTTCTACATTCTCTTGAAGACGAGCACCAGGAGCTAAAGCAAAATAACTCTGATCATATGAAACTCTGTGAGCAGAAGGAATCTGGCTTAGAACAACAG ATAGCACAGCTGAACATGTCTCTCCAGGCTGTGACTGAGCAGAAGAGGCAGGTGGAATATGATCTACAGCAGAACATAAATATG GCTTCCACAACTCGAGAACTTCTGAAGTCAGTCCAAGAGGAGCTGTGTGAACAGAAGCAGATGAGCTCTGATCTGGAAAAACTGTGTCAGGAGAAGGAAAGCTCCTTAGATCAACAG GTGAGGACTCTGACAGAGAAACTGGAGAGCATTGAGGCAGAGCGAGACAGTCTGCTCTCTGAGAAGGAAGCCAGCTGTCAGACCTCcacagaggagatggagaagcTGCTGTGCAGAGTGACGTCTCTCACTGAGGAGAGAGATCAGCTGCAGGAGGCACTGGAGGGACTGAGACAGGAGAAGCAGCAGCTCAAAGCGGAGCTGGAGGACAGGATGGAGATG ATGCAGTGTGagttacagcagcagctcagctctgAGCCTCAGTCGCTGAAAGAAGAACAGGAGGCTCAAACACTTCTGCAG ATCCAACAGCTGGAGGAGCATCTGGAGAAAACTAAGGAGGAGGTGAGCCAGCTGAAGTCTGACCTTCAGGAAAATGTAGAACTG GTGATTGAGgtccaggaggagctgagagAGTCTCAGGAGAAGATCAGAGTTCTAAAAGATGAGATCAACGTGCTGAAGAGTCAAAAGGCAGAGCTGGAGGGCAAAGCAAGCAATGGGAGCGATGCAGATATTTCCCTCCAGATGCAAGAGCTCCAAACTCAG ATTCAGAAGCTGACTGAGGAGCTCGAGAGCATGCGAGCAGAGAGAGACGGTCTGCTCTCTGGGAAGGAACCCAGTTGTCAGACCTCcacagaggagatggagaagcTGCTGTGCAGAGTGACGTCTCTCACTGAGGAGAGAGATCAGCTGCAGGAGATACTGGAGGGACTGAGACAGGAgaagcagcagctcagagcagagctggaggacaggATGGAGACCATGCAGACTGAG GTGAGGACTCTGACAGAGAAACTGAAGAGCattgaggcagagagagacagtctGCTCTCTGAGAAGGAACCCAGCTGTCAGACCTCcacagaggagatggagaagcTGCTGTGCAGAGTGACGTCTCTCACTGAGGAGAGAGATCAGCTGCAGGAGACACTGGAGGGACTGAGACAGGAGAAGCAGCAGCTCAGAacagagctggaggacaggATGGAGACCATGCAGACTGAG ATAGCACAGCTGAACATGTCTCTCCAGACTGTGACTGAGCAGAAGAGGCAGGTGGAAAATGATCTACAGCAGAACATGAATATG GCTTCCACAACTCAAGAACTTCTGAAGTCAGTCCAAGAGGAGCTGTGTGAACAGAAGCAGATGAACTCTGATCTGGAAAAACTGTGTCAGGAGAAGGAAAGCTCCTTAGATCAACAG ATGAGGACTCTTACTGAAACACTGAAGAGCattgaggcagagagagacagtctGCTCTCTGAGAAGGAATCCAGTTGTCAGACCTCcacagaggagatggagaagcTGCTGTGCAGAGTGACGTCTCTCACTGAGGAGAGAGATCAGCTGCAGGAGATACTGGAGGGACTGAGACAGGAGAAGCAGCAGCTCAaagcagagctggaggacaggATGGAGACCATGCAGACTGAG ATAGCACAGCTGAACATGTCTCTCCAGGCTGTGACTGAGCAGAAGAGGCAGGTGGAATATGATCTACAGCAGAACATGAATATG gcTTCTACAACTCAAGAACTTCTGAAGTCAGTCCAAGAGGAGTTGTGTGAACAGAAGCAGATGAACTCTGATCTGGAAAAACTGTGTCAGGAGAAGGAAAGCTCCTTGGATCAACAG ATGAGGACTCTGACAGAGAAACTGGAGAGCATTGAGGCAGAGCGAGACAGTCTACTCTCTGAGAAGGAAGCCAGCTGTCAGACCTCcacagaggagatggagaagcTGCTGTGCAGAGTGACGTCTCTCAGTGAGGAGAGAGATCAGCTGCAGGAGGCACTGGAGGGACTGAGACAGGAgaagcagcagctcagagcagagctggaggacaggATGGAGATG ATTTCAGGCATCCAGGAGAGGCTGAGCGAGCAGGAAAATTTGAACTCACAGCAGCAGCCAGAGAGAGGAGAACAAGAGACCAAGCTGCAACGAAGA GTGCAGCAGCTCGAGGAGCAGCTTCAAACATACAGGGAGAGACACAGTCATGCTGAAGCTGAAGCTGAAACCTCACAGCAG TTGCTCAGTGAAGCGAAGACAAGCATCTCCGCCCTTAAAGAGCAGCTGAGCAGTTTGGAGCAGAGCACCAGTAGAGTCAAGGAGACAGCATCATCACGACTGCAGGACTCTACAGGGCAGCTTCAG GAGTCCTTCAGAAAATTCCAGCACCTTATAGACACTTGTTCCAAGTATAACTCCACAGCATTGGACAAGGTGCAGTGTTCCCTGAAGCACCCTTATCTGGCCTCTCTACCAAAACCCACCATGAATGCCTACAGCACTGTGTGTCAGTTGCAGCTGCAGACAACTCAGAGTCTGGGAAACATTATG GAGCACCTCCAGGTGCGAGCACAGGGCTACAGGAATCTGTTTGAGGAGTTGGTGAAGAAAGATCTGGCTGTTTTTGAAGAGAGGCGTCTGCAAGATGTGCTGCTGTGCAGAGCACAGGCACCCTGCTACTCTGTCAGAGACGAAGATTTTCACACACTTTGGCACCACAGACTGACGGAGCTGCTGAACAAGAGGCAGCTCTACCTGCAG AAAATGGCCAGCATTTCGAGTACGCTGTGTGCCAACATGGCTTCTTATCCCAGTGAGCTGTCCGCTGAGATCAGACACAGGGAGAGATTCAAGGAGCAGCTGCAGACCTTGCTTAACAAGCAGCCATTTAGCCTCAGCGGGCTGGACAGCATACTGAGCAGTGAGCTGGACCACAGATCTGCAGTGGCACACAACCGGAAGATGATTCTGCAG GGCATCATCGATGAACAGAATGGTCTGTTTGAAGAGCTGAAGCTGCTTGAGGCTCAGGCTGATTTACAactcagagaggagagaagtaaGAGTTCCACTCTGCTGCAGGCACTGGAGGGAGCTCCTCTGAAAACTGAGCTCTCCCTACTCAAGGACAACCAGCACCTTGTGCTTCAGCTCCAGCAAACAGAAGAACAAGTTGAG GCTCTGCGTGTACATAATAAGCAGCTGGAGGAAGCTCAGATCAAAGCCAACAACAGGGTGTCCAACCACAAACAGGCTACCCAGCTGCTGCAGACAGAGCTGCAGGACACCCGCGCACAAGTTGAGGATAAAGACAATGCAATCCAAGCCCTTAGGAGCAAACTGCGAGAGTCTGAG AAAAATGCATCACCCAGTGCTGTTGAGCTGGAAAAACTCCGCACTAAACTGTTCAAAATGGAGGTGGAGCTGAGTTCAGCATCTGATAACCACAAAAAAGA GATCCAACAGATGACCACACTGATGAATCAAAAGGAAGAATcactgaggaagctgaaggagACCTTGAGGAAATCCcagcaggagggagaggagtCAT TCTTGCAAGGTGAGGACCTTCATGCCAGACTGACCAACCCCCGAGGTCTGGTGATCAAATCCAGCGTTGTACTGGAGAAGACTAAACTGGAGGAGGAAATCAAACAGCTTCAACTGAAAATAACTGAGCTTGAAAG CTTGGTGTCCAGTCAGCAGGTAGAGATCAACAAGTGGAAGAGCAGAGCCTtcaagctgaaggtgaagaGCAAGGCTGAGGTGGACAGGCCTCCATCACCCTGCACTCCCACCAAAAGAGGCCTTCCCTTGACCTCAGACCCCTCCAACTTCCTCAGCTCACCCAAGAAGTTTCTGGTTACTCCCAGGAAGGTCCTTGACTCTCCCAGGAAGGTCCTTGACTCTCCCAGGAAGGTCCTTGACTCTCCCAGGAAGGTCCTGGACTCCCCAAGGGTCTCTGTGCTTGACTCCCCCAAAAGCAGATTCTTTGATGTGGGCGGAAGCTCCGAGGTGCTGTCCAGAACCTGTCCTAAGCAGTTCTTTGATAACTCCAGCCTGGGAACCATTCCAG AGGTTTTCGACGTTCCTGATGAACCAGACGCAGACATGG ATGCAGCTGCAGGTGCAGGCAGAAAGGATTGGTGGCCTCAGTCTCCAAAGCAAGAGGAAATGTGTAAAacccagtaa